In Apis mellifera strain DH4 linkage group LG3, Amel_HAv3.1, whole genome shotgun sequence, one DNA window encodes the following:
- the LOC410940 gene encoding DNA topoisomerase 2-binding protein 1 — protein sequence MISLESQIDTDVNIYFIISNEYNSENDCNEDMWHAYNKCCEHDLQPIWINETKCNKMKPIKNDVFVMEKFEGDIFHKLKTFKCSIVGPKCLLVCFLNGEPIPEGKSPIYTTAMRGLCICASGLSPEEKEHIEKLVEYMGGIFTKQLRSCVTHLITASVMSAKYETAIDMKIPIVTKEWVEAIWETNLNNFIKADNNIFDKYKASVFLNLVVTSTNLPKRQKEEIRHLINDNGGTFMGPLDGAKVKVVLAPENSPMSEKLKYAKQANIACLIPDWVYKSIKVGYALPFKDYLIKSLKACSTPEKSNVYESLNCSAISSITCDVQQGNYVDESSITTMSNVSSLDNLYNNVSSVSTFAVLDRLTFNEAKSAGPFLDGCNIYLTGFPSNQRDKLNKILNVGSATRLDDISDALTHVIVGDENKAANELKLMASKGLCPYILTLEWLEESIKLKRPAPEENFLCGERNIAIQKITEPPSPLSKKNLQMLQKPKKVSIPSFDIDEKLVMLEKEKESSDLLQQYLQDTVVETNNKTMQEFLKPHTVLGENNDITLIDNQKNEGKHLKESITSSTEQNKYSADDSAVPFSQTSTLNDRLFEGLTFVVIGFSDEDSFVAETIAAMNGKVVSSTFAGIPDYGVVPKCGAPLKHTVNEIVTDLFIEDCINQEQIVEIKYYHRPLSVKKYSNPLSGCVITMSTYIGVERTYLATLATELGAMCQDIFVRKTNVEKNIYRSTHLVCPTPEGNKYNAAVKWKLPAVTADWLKSCAAQSKWIDETAFLVGETIAPEKPNGTNNMNITSNKTNSNEMGPPIEPIARNIITPKRHLSNLQSQDGNSSDTPLINKRLSLLMNKTPQSPFHVSTPETPYGQVFKPNPSPDTRKGWVKWVDNFPDLRVEEPPLKKRALSTPLSELKKQLWQKLKQQNHDLENNDESSATNDDEKLDKIPELTKDDYKTTTTSINRKLEFTDENNPLPNNEINMQIAQLDQVLQRTSSTPENRYSLTGENVNTYNVEPADPIQKFIAKDSQPVDAIVWEDPSNSKRLTTHEEQNESITHEEYNIKHHEEESSEEEIEPPRKLKFMLSGIKDKITYEQVIRNLGGDVSSDTIFDINATHLLCIRPSRNEKMLGSIASGKWVLHCMYLRDSEQEGKFLDEEKYEWGNPKSKGIIPDPTGEIEETIAAAAYKWRLKLIKEPKGPFHNMTALLLASGDKYDQFKRLIEAGDGKVVQARPPYDTSPTGKKITHCFVNIRQVNQPIDWAMLASKGILCFMPQYLSDYLTSQIPLNPRECVIPEFKKYLTLLPK from the exons atgataagttTAGAAAGTCAAATTGATAcagatgtaaatatttattttattatatcaaatgaatataattctgaaaatGATTGTAATGAAGATATGTGGCATGCATACAAT aaatgttgTGAACATGATTTACAACCAATATGGATCAATGaaacaaaatgtaataaaatgaaacctattaaaaatgatgtttTTGTAATGGAAAAGTTTGAAGgtgatatatttcataaattaaaaacatttaaatgttC catAGTTGGTCCAAAATGTTTATTAGTTTGTTTCCTTAATGGAGAACCAATTCCAGAAGGAAAAAGTCCAATCTATACCACAGCTATGAGAGGTCTTTGCATATGTGCTTCTGGTTTATCTCcagaagaaaaa gaacatatagaaaaattagtaGAATATATGGGaggaatttttacaaaacaatTACGTAGTTGTGTAACACATCTTATAACAGCATCTGTTATGTCTGCTAAATATGag acTGCAATAGATATGAAAATACCAATTGTTACAAAAGAATGGGTTGAAGCTATTTGggaaacaaatttaaacaattttattaaagcagataataatatatttgataaatataaagcttctgtatttcttaatttagtTGTTACTTCAACAAATCTTCCAAAACGccaaaaggaagaaataagacatttaattaatgataatggaGGA ACATTTATGGGTCCTTTGGATGGTGCAAAAGTTAAAGTTGTACTTGCTCCAGAAAATAGCCCAATGAGTGAAAAGCTCAAATATGCAAAACAAGCAAATATTGCTTGTTTAATTCCAGATTGggtttataaaagtataaaagttGGTTATGCTTTACCtttcaaagattatttaattaagtcATTAAAAGCATGTTCTACTCCAGAAAAATCAAATG tATATGAAAGTCTTAATTGCTCTGCAATAAGTTCCATAACATGTGATGTACAGCAAGGCAATTATGTTGATGAAAGTTCAATAACAACAATGAGCAATGTTTCTTCTTTagacaatttatataacaatgttTCTTCTG tttCTACATTTGCAGTTTTGGATAGACTTACATTTAATGAAGCAAAATCGGCTGGTCCGTTTTTAGATGGCTGCAat atttacctTACTGGATTCCCTTCTAACCAAAGAGATAaacttaacaaaatattaaatgtaggTAGTGCAACACGCCTTGATGATATATCTGATGCTCTAACACATGTCATTGTTGGAGATGAAAATAAAGCagcaaatgaattaaaattaatggctTCAAAAGGATTatg TCCATATATATTAACACTAGAATGGTTAGAAGAAAGTATTAAACTTAAACGACCTGCAcctgaagaaaattttctatgtggagaaagaaatattgcaaTTCAGAAAATTACTGAACCTCCATCTCCTTTAAGTAAAAAG aatttacaAATGTTACAAAAACCAAAAAAAGTGTCTATACCATCTTTTGATATAGATGAAAAATTGGTTatgttagaaaaagaaaaagaatcatctGATCTTCTTCAACAATATCTTCAAGATACAGTTg ttgaaacaaataataaaacaatgcaagaatttttaaaaccaCATACTGTATTGggagaaaataatgatataactttgattgataatcaaaaaaatgaagGAAAGCATTTAAAAGAATCTATAACATCTTCAAcagaacaaaataaatattcagcaGATGACAGTGCAGTACCATTTAGTCAAACTTCTACTTTAAATGATAGATTATTTGAAG GCCTGACATTTGTTGTAATTGGCTTCAGTGACGAAGATAGTTTTGTAGCTGAAACTATAGCAGCAATGAATGGAAAAGTAGTTTCTAGTACATTTGCTGGCATTCCAGACTATGGTGTTGTACCAAAATGTGGTGCACCTTTAAAACATACagtaaatgaaattgttaCAGATCTATTTATT gaAGATTGCATAAATCAAGAACAAATagtcgaaattaaatattatcatagacctctatctgtaaaaaaatactCGAATCCATTATCAGGTTGTGTTATTACAATGAGTACATATATTGGAGTAGAAAGAACATATCTCGCAACATTAGCTACAGAATTGGGTgccat GTGTCAAGATATTTTTGTTCGCAAAACTAatgtcgaaaaaaatatatatcgaagtaCACATTTAGTTTGTCCAACACCTGaaggaaacaaatataatgCTGCAGTAAAATGGAAATTACCAGCTGTTACTGCAGATTGGCTAAAATCCTGTGCAGCTCAATCAAAATGGATTGATGAAACAGCATTTCTTGTAGGAGAAACTATag ctcCTGAAAAACCAAATGGAACTAATAATATGAACATAACttcaaataaaactaattcaaatgaaatggGTCCTCCAATTGAACCAATAgctagaaatattataactcCAAAACgtcatttatcaaatttacaa agTCAAGATGGCAATTCCAGTGATACaccgttaattaataaaagactTAGTTTACTTATGAATAAAACTCCTCAATCACCATTTCACGTATCTACACCAGAAACACCATATGGTCAAGTATTTAAACCTAATCCTTCACCAGATACAAGAAAAGGTTGGGTGAAATGGGTTGATAATTTTCCAGATTTAAGAGTAGAAGAAcctcctttaaaaaaaagagcacTTAGTACt ccTCTTTCAGAgcttaaaaaacaattgtggcaaaaattaaaacaacaaaATCATGATTTAgag aATAATGATGAAAGCTCTGCCACTAATGACGATGAAAAACTAGATAAAATACCAGAATTAACAAAAGATGATTACAAAACAACTACTACttctattaatagaaaattagaattcaCCGATGAAAACAATCCATTaccaaataatgaaattaatat GCAAATTGCACAACTAGATCAAGTACTTCAAAGAACATCAAGTACTCCTGAAAATAGATATTCTCTTACCGGAGAAAATGTAAACACATACAATGTTGAACCTGCTGATCCtatacaaaaat ttATTGCAAAAGATTCTCAACCTGTCGATGCTATTGTATGGGAAGATCCCAGTAATTCAAAACGA ttaacAACGCATGAAGAGCAAAATGAAAGTATTACAcatgaagaatataatataaaacatcacGAAGAAGAATCatcagaagaagaaattgaacctccaagaaaattaaaattcatgttaTCAGGCATAAag gaTAAAATAACATACGAACAAGTAATAAGAAATCTCGGTGGTGATGTATCATCAGAtactatttttgatataaatgcgACGCATTTACTTTGTATTAGACCttcaagaaatgaaaaaatgctTGGAAGTATAGCATCCGGAAAATGGGTTTTACATTGTATGTATTTACGAGATTCCGAAcaagaaggaaaatttcttGAC gaagaaaaatatgaatgggGAAATCCAAAAAGTAAGGGTATTATACCAGATCCTACTGGCgaaattgaagaaacaatTGCAGCAGCTGCATATAAATGGAgacttaaattaataaaggaaCCAAAGGGGCCATTTCATAATATGACTGCTTTGCTATTGGCTTCTGGAGATAAATACgatcaatttaaaagattaattgaaGCTGGAGATGGTAAAGTTGTTCAAGCAag accACCATATGATACAAGTCCAActggaaaaaaaatcactcaTTGTTTCGTTAACATTAGACAAGTTAATCAACCTATTGATTGGGCAATGTTAGCTAGTAAAGGTATTCTTTGCTTTATGCCGCAATATTTGAGCGATTATCTTACTTCACAAATTCCATTAAATCCACGAGAATGTGTAATtccagaatttaaaaaatatttaacattattaccgaaataa